The Candidatus Poribacteria bacterium genomic interval TCCGCAGAATCCGTTTAGCCACAAGCTGGATTACGTCCTTTATCCGTGGGAGACACTTGAAAGGAAAGGAGGAGACTGCGATGACTTAAGCGTGCTTTATGCGGCATGTCTCCAAAGCGTGGGCATAGAGACGGCCTTCCTGCTGGCGAAAGATCATATATTCGTTGCGTTGAACACCGGAATTCCAGAGGATAGGGCCAAGGTGATCATACCCAAGGAGGATCAGGACGGCAACAGGCTCTACCGGATACGAGGGGGAACCGCCTGGGTGCCCGTTGAGGTCACGGCGCTCGGTAAAAAGGATAAAACCTTCTTCGATGCATGGCGTCAAGGGGCAAAGGAGTGGAGAGAGTACGGCGAGGAGCTCCAGTTCATACCTATCTCCAAGGCTTGGAAGAGGTTCAAGCCGATCTGGGTGGGCAGAGATATCGATCTGAAGCTTCCCGACCGCAATCTGGTGGCGCGACTGTGGAACGAGGATGTGCGTAAGGTAAAGGAATGCTGGAGGATAGCGCTCGATGCGGATATAAAGGCATGGCAGGAGATGCTGCGAAAGGGCGAGAGGAGCGAGGCGGAGGTGAAGAACATGATCGGCATAAACCTAGCCCTCAAGGGTGATTTCGCCCTGGCCAAAAAGGCCTTGGAGAGGGCCACCTTGCTCGATCCATCTAACGGCAAATATCACAATAACCTGGCCAACGTGCTTCTGCTCATGGGCGATCTCGAAGGGGCTAAGAAGGAATATAAGGCGGCGATGAAGGCCAACGCCCAAAAGGCTGGAATCTATTACAACATGATGTTCTACTATTACAGCACAGGGGATTTCGAGAGGGCTTACAAGATCAAGCAGATGGCGGAATCCTCCGATGAAAGCAAAAGCGATTTCGGTAAGATAGCTGCTGCACGTATAGGCGGAACCGGCGCATCCCTGGGCGAAAGCGCACCTGAAACACAACCTCCTATAGTCGCTCAGAAACCAAAGATGGACAAGGACTCCATGCGGAGATTGCTCGGATTCGCAGGCGAAGGGGAAACAAGGGCTGAGGGTATATCCAATCCGGAGGAGATGCAATGGCTGCTCTACTGGATGAAATGAGGCTCGTTAAAATATGGTCGATCCCTATCATCCTCGCCCTCATCATCCTGCCGGCCTCGGCACAGCAGATGAAGAAGGATCTGGCTATAGTGAGGGTGAAGCCATCGAGCTCCATCCAGCAGGAGGCCGGCAGGATACAGGGCGGCGAATTCGGAAATCTATGGGCGATCGTGGTTGGCGTCAACCGATACCGGGACCCGAAGATCAGGCCGCTCAGGTTCGCCGTTGCCGATGCCGAGGCGATTCAGGATGTGTTCTCCTCACGTAAGAGAATGCCTCACAGGGACGTTATACCTATGCTCTACACGGACAACTCCGAGAAAAAGCCGACGCAGAGAAATATCTTCAAGGGCTTCGCCTTCGTCAGGGAACATGCCCGCCGCGAGGACACCGTCCTCTTTTTCTTCTCAGGCCACGGCGTCGAGGTGAACGGCAAGAGCTATCTGCTGCCATGCGATGTTGACACCGAGATAATCGATCGCACGGCCATATCGCTCGGGGATATCAATGAGGAGCTTGCCCGAACCAAGGCGGCGAGGCAGGTGGTCATATTGGACGCCTGTCACAGCGGCGGCCCTTTGATCACCGGAAACAGCTTTACCGCCAAAGGGGTGGATATCGGAATCGCCAACCCGAAGGAGGAACAGAGAACCGCCAAGCTTGCAAGGCTCGCACTTCAAGCGATAGCTAATGCCGAAGGGAGGATAGTCCTCTCCTCCTCAAAGGCCGGTGAGGTCTCCTATGAATACCCGGAAAAGGGGCACGGCGTCTTCACATATTACCTCGTAAAAGGGCTGAAGGGGGAGGCCGATCAGGACAGTAACGGATACATAACGGTCAGCGAGGCCTACAGATATGTATACAACTCGGTCGTTCGGTGGAGCAGGGAACACAAACGCAGGCAGACCCCTAGCATGGAGGCTAAAACCAGCGGTGAAGTCGTCCTGACCATCAATCCCGATGTTTACCTCGCTGCAGCCTCCACCCTGGGAGGATCATCACAGCAATCCGTCCCCAATCCGATCCATAAAACCGATGTGAGGATCGCCCCATACGACGGGATGGAGATGGTGCTTATACCGGCGGGTAAGTTCATCATGGGGAGTATGCCCGGCGAAGGCGATGAGGACGAAATACCTCAACATGAGGTTTACCTGGATGACTTCTACATAGATTTTCATGAGGTGACCAACGCTCAATACAAGATGTTCATTGAGGCAACGGGCCATACCGAGCCTCCATTCTGGCATGATGAGAGGTTCAACAAGCCCGATCAGCCGGTCGTGGGAGTCTCCTGGTTCGACGCTCATGAATATGCCAAATGGGTTGGCCGGAGGCTTCCCACGGAAGCCGAATGGGAGAAGGCCGCTAGGGGAACCGACAGACGGATCTATCCGTGGGGCAATGAGTGGACCGCTGAGGGAAAGGTCGTCTCAGCCCCAAGGTCGATCAACTCGAATAAGCTGGACGTCAGCCCATATGGCGTGGTGGATATGGCAGGGAACGTATCGGAGTGGGTGGCGGATTTCTACTCGAAGGAGTATTACCGATCGGCCGTCAACTGGAGGAATCCGCTCGGTCCGATGGTGACCGGATTTGTGAAGCTCAAGGTGATAAGAGGTGCCTCGTGGAAGGATTTCTCCTCGAAGACGGCGAGGTGCGCCGACAGGAAACATAACATACCAAGCATGAAGCTTAATTTCGTCGGCTTCAGGCTGGCGAAGGACAAATAGGGGTGGGCAGCCGCTCGCCCCACCAGCCGTTATTTCCCCACCACTGCCAGCTTACCTATCCTCGTATCCAAGCGAGTTTCCCGAGCAGGATACATCAGCCTCATTACCATCTCATTCCCCCGAAAGTCGATCTCCTTCACGGCAGTCCGTTTGTGCTCGCCGGGCTTTGCTATCTGTCGGTCACGGCTAGCTTTCCTATCCTTCTTTTCCCCCTAAACCGGGCGACGTAGATGTAGACACCGCCCGAGACCAGGTTGGAGTTGCTGTTGAGCAGGTTCCACCTGACCGTTCCGTCCGGCCCGGCGGGAGGAAGTTGGACGACGAGGTTTCCATCCGGAGCATAGATGCTGATCCTCGTCCCCAGCGGCAAGCGATCGAAGATCACTCTGGGAGCTCCCCTCTCAAGTGAAACGGGGTTGGGATAGACCCTCAAGGAGTCAAGATCGGCGAACCTTCGGCCGGAGACCGGTATCTCGAACTCCACCCTTCTCTCTCCCATGGGCGAGCCGACCTTCGATGATATGCCGGATATGGTCAGAACATATGCGTGACCGGCCTTAAGCGGCTTATCCGGGAAGGTCAAAAGCAACCTCCTCGCCGATATCAGCAGGGCAGATGAGGGGGTAATCGGGGATTTCACCCCTCCGGTGACCGTAATATCCCTTAGCTCGTAGGAGGATACCTTACCGGCATCCTCACTCATCTCAGCGCTAAACTCCAATCTCAACCTATTAGGGGGAAGTGGGAAACAGGAGACCAACTTAGGCGGCAGCGCAGGTCTCACCTCAACCGTATCGGACATCCCCGATTCCCATCCGCCGAGAACCGTCGTCACCCCGTAACGGTAGATATGACCCGGATCAACCCCTTCGTCTATGAAGGATCGGGATGGGATGACGGCTATCTTATGGAATTCTCCTCCATCCTCCGCCCGATAAACCTTGAAGCTTTTCCATTCCCTCTCGCCCTCCCATGAGAGCTTAATCCTGCCTTCGTCCAGTGGAACAGCCCTTAACCCCCAGGGTTTCAGCGTTAGAGAGGCCCTCTCTCCTTTAGTGAAAAACCTGAACCCGTCTTTCAGGTTCAATCCGAATTCCGGCCTTCCGTCCCCGTCGAGATCGAGGGCGATTATCCGGCGATTCGCGCCTATCCCCTCAAAATGCCATATCGGATCGAGGTTTCCGTTCAACACGTAGGCGTCTCCGTAGGTCGTGACGATCAATTCGCCCTTGCCGCCGCCGTTCAGATCGACGATTCGGGCGGCGTTCGATGCGGATATAGCTCCATCTATTTCGGTCTCGTCCAGAAGGCGGGGACCGATGTCCCGCACCTCAATCGACATGAGATCCAGCGGATATGTGAGTTTATTCTCCCTCTGTGTCTTTAAAATCCCGATCAGAACCTCATCTCTTCCGTCGCCGTTCAGATCTCCTGATGTCATGAAAGCGGGTGTTCCATCGGCTATTCTCTCAACCCACCTGAGGGCGTATCTGTTATCGCCCCTATTCTCATAGAGGGCCAAATCACAGTCCTCATCCAGAAACAGGATATCGGTCATATCATCGTCGTCCATCTCGCCGACCGTTATCTCCCTTATGGAGTTGTAACCGGCCGATGGGTTATACAGGGAGGCGGTTTTTATGAAGGTATCATCGCCCCGGCATTCGTAGATCTGGACCCGATCGTATCTTTCCTCTTTCAGGAGGAGCTCCGGATCTCCATCCCCGTCCGTATCGGCGACCGTTCCGCCCCAGGTATCGTCCCTTTCAAAGGTCCTACGTTTTCCCTCCATCACGAAGGTCACGTCGCCCTCATTCAACAGGATATCAGGTATACCATCGCGATCCACATCGCCGACCCACCATGGATAAGCTTTGAGGCCCATCCTTCGGATCCTGCCCGGCATGCCGCTGCCGTTCACCTCGAACACTATGATCTCGCCATATCCCTCGTCCGATCTCCTCATCCCCCAGATTTCAAACATACCGTCCTTATCCACATCCGTGAATCCATCGGCAGGGTAAAGCGGACTCAGATGTGAGGGCAGCTCCTCATAGGTATTGGGAGATATCGGGTGATCCTCTGTGATAGCCTCGATCGACATCTCCGAGCTCATCCCGGCCGTGTTGATCGCCTTCAGGTGAAGTTCATATGTGCCTTCGCCGAGTATCTCGAAGAGCGGCAAGCTGTGATCCCTTGAAAGATGATTCACCTTTATGAGATGAAGTGGAAGCTCGGAACCGATCCTGTAGGGGATAAGCAGGGCGGTTGTCAGATCATCCGTCTGCCACGTCAGCTCCGTCTCACATCGCCCGTCTCGGATCGAGCGTTTAAGCTTGATGGTTTTAAACTCCGGCGGGGTGTGATCGACGGTGATGATCGCCTCATCGCGGCCGAACTCCATCCCATCGGCCGATCTGACCTCAAGCCTGAGCGTATAGGTGCCCTCTCTGAGATGGGATACGTCCCAAACGCCGAGTTGGGCCGACTCCACCGTCATGCCGATATTCGGCGTTATGGCCGTCCATTTTTCGGGGGTTTTCCCTATGCCGTAGAGGAGCTGATAGCTATCGAACCTATATCCGCCTGCCGTGCCGATGATCGGGATCGAATCATCGAAGCCGGTGTAATTCTCCGGGGATGTGATCCTGGCGACCAGCGGCGTGATGGTCAGGAGCGCCCTGAAGGCGTTCAGTCTTCCGGCGTCCACCAGCTCAGGGGAGTACTCCATCCTATCGGCTGAG includes:
- a CDS encoding S8 family serine peptidase codes for the protein MILLISFLLMFSYPRYSPDELIVRVKGAGSIKTISSRLGAIEVHPVFRSPASGLKGIYLLRFPRGTDILSLMDRHRSDPDIDYIQLNHLYRPCAEMVPNDPRFDEQWDMERIRMPEAWSVEKGSEDVVIAIVDTGVNYEHEDIKNKIWRNPGEVPGNGIDDDGNGFVDDYIGWDFTDAPTMPGRGDYTEWDNDPMDEGGHGSHVAGIAGAQPDNSVGIAGVAWRCRIMPVRAGFRVLTGGTYLQDDDAAAAIVYAADNGAKVINMSWGDEEPSLLIRDAIDYAYSQGCVLVAAAGNDSRTDVLYPAAYRKVIAVAASDQNDHKAYFSNANAAIDIAAPGMVILSLGVKEPYWISSGTSMAAPHVSGVAALLLSRRPDLTPEDVRRILASSADRMEYSPELVDAGRLNAFRALLTITPLVARITSPENYTGFDDSIPIIGTAGGYRFDSYQLLYGIGKTPEKWTAITPNIGMTVESAQLGVWDVSHLREGTYTLRLEVRSADGMEFGRDEAIITVDHTPPEFKTIKLKRSIRDGRCETELTWQTDDLTTALLIPYRIGSELPLHLIKVNHLSRDHSLPLFEILGEGTYELHLKAINTAGMSSEMSIEAITEDHPISPNTYEELPSHLSPLYPADGFTDVDKDGMFEIWGMRRSDEGYGEIIVFEVNGSGMPGRIRRMGLKAYPWWVGDVDRDGIPDILLNEGDVTFVMEGKRRTFERDDTWGGTVADTDGDGDPELLLKEERYDRVQIYECRGDDTFIKTASLYNPSAGYNSIREITVGEMDDDDMTDILFLDEDCDLALYENRGDNRYALRWVERIADGTPAFMTSGDLNGDGRDEVLIGILKTQRENKLTYPLDLMSIEVRDIGPRLLDETEIDGAISASNAARIVDLNGGGKGELIVTTYGDAYVLNGNLDPIWHFEGIGANRRIIALDLDGDGRPEFGLNLKDGFRFFTKGERASLTLKPWGLRAVPLDEGRIKLSWEGEREWKSFKVYRAEDGGEFHKIAVIPSRSFIDEGVDPGHIYRYGVTTVLGGWESGMSDTVEVRPALPPKLVSCFPLPPNRLRLEFSAEMSEDAGKVSSYELRDITVTGGVKSPITPSSALLISARRLLLTFPDKPLKAGHAYVLTISGISSKVGSPMGERRVEFEIPVSGRRFADLDSLRVYPNPVSLERGAPRVIFDRLPLGTRISIYAPDGNLVVQLPPAGPDGTVRWNLLNSNSNLVSGGVYIYVARFRGKRRIGKLAVTDR
- a CDS encoding SUMF1/EgtB/PvdO family nonheme iron enzyme; protein product: MAALLDEMRLVKIWSIPIILALIILPASAQQMKKDLAIVRVKPSSSIQQEAGRIQGGEFGNLWAIVVGVNRYRDPKIRPLRFAVADAEAIQDVFSSRKRMPHRDVIPMLYTDNSEKKPTQRNIFKGFAFVREHARREDTVLFFFSGHGVEVNGKSYLLPCDVDTEIIDRTAISLGDINEELARTKAARQVVILDACHSGGPLITGNSFTAKGVDIGIANPKEEQRTAKLARLALQAIANAEGRIVLSSSKAGEVSYEYPEKGHGVFTYYLVKGLKGEADQDSNGYITVSEAYRYVYNSVVRWSREHKRRQTPSMEAKTSGEVVLTINPDVYLAAASTLGGSSQQSVPNPIHKTDVRIAPYDGMEMVLIPAGKFIMGSMPGEGDEDEIPQHEVYLDDFYIDFHEVTNAQYKMFIEATGHTEPPFWHDERFNKPDQPVVGVSWFDAHEYAKWVGRRLPTEAEWEKAARGTDRRIYPWGNEWTAEGKVVSAPRSINSNKLDVSPYGVVDMAGNVSEWVADFYSKEYYRSAVNWRNPLGPMVTGFVKLKVIRGASWKDFSSKTARCADRKHNIPSMKLNFVGFRLAKDK